The following are from one region of the Carassius gibelio isolate Cgi1373 ecotype wild population from Czech Republic chromosome A13, carGib1.2-hapl.c, whole genome shotgun sequence genome:
- the LOC128025868 gene encoding egl nine homolog 1 isoform X3 produces MDQCTTALDPDQDKQFCELCGKMENLLKCGRCRISFYCSKEHQKQHWKEHKLTCIEADKTKTVPQTPHQQEKPTDPETKDLITRTASSEADSTTTKPQTHKLATDYIVPCMNKHGICVVDNFLGEDMGLSILENVKALQQSGKFTEGQLVSQKSDSTKDIRGDIITWIEGKEPGCEKICFLMSRMDDLVRNCNGKLGNYSINGRTKISLLIQTRPLLTGGSVGFMDYGVKHTAFVFSRCSLMDWSAVDYCDVFISCLDPHSDGTHSLQSM; encoded by the exons ATGGACCAATGCACCACGGCTCTGGATCCAGACCAGGATAAACAGTTTTGCGAGCTTTGTGGAAAGATGGAAAACCTTTTAAAGTGTGGTCGGTGCCGGATCTCTTTCTACTGCAGCAAGGAGCATCAGAAACAGCACTGGAAAGAACACAAACTCACCTGCATAGAGGCGGACAAGACCAAGACTGTGCCACAAACTCCACATCAGCAGGAGAAACCCACTGATCCAGAAACAAAAGATCTGATCACCAGAACAGCAAGCTCAGAAGCTGACAGCACTACCACCAAACCCCAAACTCACAAACTGGCCACTGACTATATAGTCCCATGCATGAACAAACACGGCATTTGTGTAGTGGACAACTTTCTGGGTGAAGACATGGGGCTGTCCATTCTGGAGAACGTGAAAGCTCTCCAGCAGAGCGGTAAATTCACTGAAGGACAGCTGGTGAGTCAGAAAAGTGACTCTACTAAGGACATCAGGGGGGATATAATCACCTGGATCGAGGGGAAGGAGCCTGGATGCGAGAAGATCTGCTTCTTGATGAGTCGCATGGATGACCTGGTCAGGAATTGCAATGGAAAACTGGGAAACTACTCGATAAATGGAAGGACGAAA atttctctcctgattcagaccagaccacTTTTAACTGGAGGAAGCGTTGGATTTATGGATTATGGAGTAAAACACACagcctttgtcttctccagatgttcactgatggactggagtgctgtggattattgtgatgtttttatcagctgtttggaccctcattctgacggcacccattcactgcagagcatgtga
- the LOC128025868 gene encoding egl nine homolog 1 isoform X4 codes for MDQCTTALDPDQDKQFCELCGKMENLLKCGRCRISFYCSKEHQKQHWKEHKLTCIEADKTKTVPQTPHQQEKPTDPETKDLITRTASSEADSTTTKPQTHKLATDYIVPCMNKHGICVVDNFLGEDMGLSILENVKALQQSGKFTEGQLVSQKSDSTKDIRGDIITWIEGKEPGCEKICFLMSRMDDLVRNCNGKLGNYSINGRTKLRFPLTSIGLDCILQNIFFCLPTGPFSPDLLKPMHFNVIFILIYTCLLDCLINKSKNFNVIT; via the exons ATGGACCAATGCACCACGGCTCTGGATCCAGACCAGGATAAACAGTTTTGCGAGCTTTGTGGAAAGATGGAAAACCTTTTAAAGTGTGGTCGGTGCCGGATCTCTTTCTACTGCAGCAAGGAGCATCAGAAACAGCACTGGAAAGAACACAAACTCACCTGCATAGAGGCGGACAAGACCAAGACTGTGCCACAAACTCCACATCAGCAGGAGAAACCCACTGATCCAGAAACAAAAGATCTGATCACCAGAACAGCAAGCTCAGAAGCTGACAGCACTACCACCAAACCCCAAACTCACAAACTGGCCACTGACTATATAGTCCCATGCATGAACAAACACGGCATTTGTGTAGTGGACAACTTTCTGGGTGAAGACATGGGGCTGTCCATTCTGGAGAACGTGAAAGCTCTCCAGCAGAGCGGTAAATTCACTGAAGGACAGCTGGTGAGTCAGAAAAGTGACTCTACTAAGGACATCAGGGGGGATATAATCACCTGGATCGAGGGGAAGGAGCCTGGATGCGAGAAGATCTGCTTCTTGATGAGTCGCATGGATGACCTGGTCAGGAATTGCAATGGAAAACTGGGAAACTACTCGATAAATGGAAGGACGAAA cttcggttcccattgacttccattggaTTGGattgcattcttcaaaatatcttcttttgtcttccAACTGGACCCTTCAGCCCTGATTTGTTGAAACCGATgcactttaatgttatttttattttaatatacacctGCTTGCTTGATTGCCTGATTAACAAAAGCAAGAATTTCAATGTTATTACATGA